A stretch of Lactiplantibacillus brownii DNA encodes these proteins:
- a CDS encoding GNAT family N-acetyltransferase has protein sequence MKFESYQFDDLTPRQIYEIYHLRVAIFVVEQSCAYQEVDETDLSARHLLGTDANGQLVAYARLMQEPQQQARFGRIIVRKTARGAGNGQALIRAAIHQIRCLWPATTQINIQAQHYLDRFYRSFGFVPVSAVYLEDGIPHQDMILKIND, from the coding sequence ATGAAATTTGAAAGCTATCAATTTGACGACTTAACACCACGTCAAATTTATGAAATCTATCACTTGCGAGTGGCAATTTTTGTTGTCGAACAAAGTTGTGCGTACCAAGAAGTTGATGAGACGGATTTGTCGGCCAGACACTTACTCGGAACGGATGCCAACGGTCAGTTAGTTGCTTATGCACGACTGATGCAAGAACCGCAGCAACAGGCGCGTTTTGGCCGGATCATCGTGCGTAAAACTGCTCGTGGCGCCGGTAATGGTCAAGCGCTTATCAGAGCGGCCATCCACCAAATTCGTTGCTTGTGGCCAGCCACCACGCAAATCAACATTCAAGCACAGCATTATTTGGATCGTTTTTATCGGTCATTTGGTTTTGTGCCGGTCTCAGCAGTTTATTTAGAAGATGGCATTCCGCATCAAGATATGATCCTAAAAATTAATGATTGA